The DNA window TCGTGTTGCGGGCCTTCGATGTGCTCTCGTCACGAGAGACGGGGGTGCTCGCGGCGATGGGGGTGGACCGGGTGGGGGTCGTGCGTCGTCCACGGGTGGCGATCCTCTCGACGGGGGACGAGATCATCCGCCCCGGGACGCCGCCTCTGCCCGGGAGGATCTACGACTCGAACCAGGTGATCCTCGCGGATGCGGTGCGCGAGGCCGGGGGCGAGCCGGTGCCGTGTGGGATCACCCCCGATGCTCCCGAGGCCGTGCGCGCTGCGCTGCTCGACGCCCTCGCGGTTGCCGATCTGGTGCTGCTATCGGGAGGGACGTCCAAGGGGCCCGGGGATCTCAATGTGCAGGTGCTCGCCGAGGTGCTGGCGCCTCCCGGGATCCTGGCGCATGGCGTGGCGCTGAAGCCAGGCAAGCCGCTCTGCCTCGCGGCGTCCGGGCGGAAGGGGGTGGTGGTGCTGCCGGGGTTCCCCACGTCGGCGATCTTCACCTTCCATGAGTTTGTTGCGCCGGTCCTCCGCATTCTCGCAGGCCGCGCGCGCCCGGCTCGTCTGCACGGAGGAGAGGCGGACGGGGCGCGCACGTGGGCGCGGTTGCCGGTGTCGCTGGGGTCGGACGGCGGGCGGACGGAGTATGTGCTGGTGCGGCTGACCGAGGACGCGGAGGGGGCCGCGATTGCGTATCCCATCGGCAAGGGTTCAGGGTCGGTGACGACCTGGAGCCACGCGGACGGCTACTTCGTGATCCCCCGGGAGGTCGAGCGCGTGGAGGCCGGTGAGCGGGTCGAGATCCTTCCGGTCGCGGGGGTGCGGCCGCGGCGGGTGGATCTGGTGATCATCGGGAGTCACTGCGTGGGGCTGGATGTGGTGCTCGCGCGGCTCGCGCAGCGAGGGGTCAGCAGCAAGCTCATCGCGGTGGGTAGTGAGGGAGGGCTCGCTGCCGTGCGGCGGGGAGAGTGCGATGCGGCCGGCGTGCATCTCTACGATGCGCGGACGGACAGCTACAACACGCCCTTCCTGGAGGGTGGGCTGGTGCTGGTGCCAGGGTATGGGCGGCTGCAAGGGGTGGTCTTCCGGGCAGGGGACGCGCGCTTCGAGGGGCGTGAGGCCGCGGAGGCCGTGCGGGCAGCGGCGCAGACGCCCGGGGTGGTGATGATCAACCGCAACCGCGGGAGCGGTACGCGGGCGCTGGTGGAGCTGCTGCTGGAGGGGACAAGGCCCGCCGGGTACGCGGTGGAGGCGTCGTCGCACCATGCCATCGGCGCGGCCGTGGCGCAGGGGAGAGCGGACTTCGGCGTGGCCATCGACATCGTGGCGCGAGAGCGGGGCCTTGGCTTTCTGCCGGTGCGAGAGGAACGCTTCGATCTGGTGGTCGCCGCGTCACGGGTGGAGCGGCCCGGGGTGCGCGCGCTCATCGACGAGCTCGCCTCCGAGGAGGTGCGGGCAGCGCTGCGCGGGAGGGGGTTGCTGGCATGAGCGCGATGACGGCCGACGGGAAGGGGCGCGTCCCCGGACTGGGAGGGGTGGTGCTGTGCGGTGGGCAGAGCCGGCGGATGGGGCGTCCCAAGGCGTGGCTCGATTTCGGCGGGGAGCCGTTGCTGTCGCGGGTCGTGGGGCGGCTCGCGGAGGTGGCGTGGCCGATCGTGGTGGTCGCGGCGCCGGGGCAGGAGGTTCCGGCGCTCGCCGAGGAGGTCCTGATCGTCCGGGATGGGGTGGAGGGGCAAGGGCCGTTGCGCGGCATCGCGGCGGGTCTGGAGGCGCTCGCTCCACGTGCCGCGCGCGCCTATGTGTCCGCGACCGATGCTCCCTTCCTCGCGCCGGCCTTCGTGCGGCGCCTGGCGAAGTTGCAGGAGGGGGTCGACA is part of the Chondromyces crocatus genome and encodes:
- a CDS encoding molybdopterin biosynthesis protein, with translation MSVSRGGEGQCAGRCAGVITERGRAGVTMKQEQFLSVVDRDEAERRFRAALEPLGPLGVEEVALAGALGRVLAEDIASPVDVPGFDRSNMDGFAVRAEDTYGASEQAPRRLRCLPEPVVMGVLPVGEVTEGTAMAIPTGGVVPRGADAVVMVEHTRLDGDHVLVEKPVTPGRAITWAGTDIAQGEVVLRAFDVLSSRETGVLAAMGVDRVGVVRRPRVAILSTGDEIIRPGTPPLPGRIYDSNQVILADAVREAGGEPVPCGITPDAPEAVRAALLDALAVADLVLLSGGTSKGPGDLNVQVLAEVLAPPGILAHGVALKPGKPLCLAASGRKGVVVLPGFPTSAIFTFHEFVAPVLRILAGRARPARLHGGEADGARTWARLPVSLGSDGGRTEYVLVRLTEDAEGAAIAYPIGKGSGSVTTWSHADGYFVIPREVERVEAGERVEILPVAGVRPRRVDLVIIGSHCVGLDVVLARLAQRGVSSKLIAVGSEGGLAAVRRGECDAAGVHLYDARTDSYNTPFLEGGLVLVPGYGRLQGVVFRAGDARFEGREAAEAVRAAAQTPGVVMINRNRGSGTRALVELLLEGTRPAGYAVEASSHHAIGAAVAQGRADFGVAIDIVARERGLGFLPVREERFDLVVAASRVERPGVRALIDELASEEVRAALRGRGLLA
- the mobA gene encoding molybdenum cofactor guanylyltransferase is translated as MSAMTADGKGRVPGLGGVVLCGGQSRRMGRPKAWLDFGGEPLLSRVVGRLAEVAWPIVVVAAPGQEVPALAEEVLIVRDGVEGQGPLRGIAAGLEALAPRAARAYVSATDAPFLAPAFVRRLAKLQEGVDIAVPRSEGHHHPLAAIYACSVRAEAVALLADDRRRPFFLFERVRTRIVAPEELLADAALVAADPTLQSLRNLNTPEEYRAALVDAVSQASS